One genomic window of Halococcus sediminicola includes the following:
- the phaC gene encoding class III poly(R)-hydroxyalkanoic acid synthase subunit PhaC → MSERDAPFNPFTTSLDAQRQTFEAAADAIEKTELGPEQLSQMASVEVGQTESDVVYTENKLELLHYEPRTDEQHDVPILVIYALINKPFILDLQPDRSVIRRLLEAGFDVYMIDWNEPSRLDQHLTLEDYVTRYIDNCVDVVREESGQDSINVLGYCMGGTMSAMYAALNPEKVRNLGLMAAGLCFDDTGGVLELWGDDEYFSPDDLTETYGNAPAEMLDVGFALMDPVSNYVSKYVRLYDNLENDDFIENFGRMERWLSEGIDVAGDTFAQFVTDIYQDNKLYNNELYLGDRHVDIGNIDMPVLQITGEYDHLIPSETSKPFNDVIGSEDTDVIEYPTGHIGLSVSGSSHANVWPEVCEWFEERSQVDAEDIEIEDASDEADAAVDTQEPTSTHDDTEESTDAAEDDGDDVEGVEGIGPTYADRLREAGIETIADLAAADVETLTDAAEIPESRAEEWLEQVSD, encoded by the coding sequence ATGAGCGAACGCGACGCGCCGTTCAATCCGTTCACGACGAGTCTCGACGCCCAGCGCCAGACGTTCGAAGCCGCGGCCGACGCCATCGAGAAGACCGAACTCGGTCCCGAGCAGCTGTCGCAGATGGCCTCCGTCGAGGTGGGCCAGACCGAAAGCGACGTGGTCTACACCGAGAACAAACTCGAACTGCTGCACTACGAGCCACGGACCGACGAGCAACACGACGTGCCGATCCTCGTCATCTACGCGCTCATCAACAAGCCGTTCATCCTCGATCTCCAGCCCGATCGGTCGGTGATCCGGCGGCTGCTGGAGGCGGGCTTCGACGTCTACATGATCGACTGGAACGAGCCGTCCAGACTCGACCAACATCTGACGCTCGAGGACTACGTCACTAGATATATCGACAACTGCGTCGACGTCGTGCGCGAGGAGTCGGGACAGGACTCGATCAACGTGCTTGGCTACTGCATGGGCGGGACGATGTCGGCGATGTACGCCGCGCTCAACCCCGAGAAAGTCAGGAATCTCGGTCTGATGGCCGCCGGACTCTGCTTCGACGATACTGGGGGAGTGCTCGAACTCTGGGGCGACGACGAGTACTTCTCGCCCGACGATTTGACCGAGACCTACGGCAACGCTCCCGCCGAGATGCTCGACGTGGGCTTTGCGCTGATGGACCCCGTGTCGAACTACGTCTCGAAGTACGTCCGACTCTACGACAACCTGGAGAACGACGACTTCATCGAGAACTTCGGGCGCATGGAGCGCTGGCTCTCGGAGGGTATTGATGTTGCTGGCGACACGTTCGCCCAGTTCGTCACGGACATCTATCAGGACAACAAGCTCTACAACAACGAACTGTATCTGGGCGACCGACACGTCGACATCGGGAACATCGACATGCCCGTCCTCCAGATCACGGGCGAGTACGACCACCTGATCCCCTCCGAGACGAGCAAACCGTTCAACGACGTCATCGGCAGCGAAGACACGGACGTCATCGAATACCCCACAGGTCACATCGGGCTGTCGGTCTCGGGAAGCTCTCACGCGAACGTCTGGCCCGAGGTCTGTGAGTGGTTCGAGGAGCGCTCACAGGTCGATGCCGAGGACATCGAAATCGAAGATGCGAGCGACGAAGCGGATGCGGCGGTCGATACTCAGGAACCGACCAGCACCCACGACGACACCGAGGAGAGCACGGACGCCGCCGAAGACGATGGAGACGACGTCGAGGGCGTCGAGGGTATCGGCCCGACCTACGCCGACCGTCTGCGCGAGGCGGGCATCGAGACGATCGCCGACCTCGCCGCCGCGGACGTCGAAACGCTGACTGACGCCGCCGAAATACCCGAGAGCCGCGCCGAGGAGTGGCTCGAACAGGTTTCCGACTAA
- a CDS encoding glutamate-cysteine ligase family protein: MKIGVETEYWVVDETGALRDGRELVTAHECVEPEFVAAMIEVKTPPVASEFELRHTLQSTLQTVLAAADAEGLRLVPLGTPLADGSSPIVCERGRLLERIYGDGLKPATQCAGTHVHFDAGNVARQVNLLTALDPALALVSSSPYYAGEGLAAASRPHAYRTLCGEEFVRFRDLWEYTTDVAAWDDRLAASYEAFRALALDRGVTEQEFGAHFRPEDAIMAPIRVRRDFPTVEWRAPDTTLPSQVVKLTTDVSRLVAQTAVKPVEIGDPGVGPQRIRVPAFEDLTELTTAAIEDGLDSPAVWTYLERMSIDPREYRPIAAEIERRSSITVPEARRIRLEYADRLEDDVRTLLRGTEMQRSRSASMGWSRATTDRLESW; this comes from the coding sequence ATGAAGATAGGAGTCGAAACCGAGTACTGGGTAGTCGATGAAACGGGCGCGCTCCGTGACGGGCGCGAGTTAGTTACCGCACACGAGTGCGTCGAACCCGAGTTCGTCGCCGCGATGATCGAAGTCAAGACGCCACCGGTGGCGAGCGAGTTCGAACTCCGTCACACGCTGCAGTCGACGCTGCAAACGGTGCTCGCTGCGGCCGACGCGGAGGGGTTGCGCCTCGTCCCGCTCGGGACACCCCTTGCCGATGGCTCCTCGCCCATCGTGTGCGAGCGGGGGCGACTCCTCGAACGCATCTATGGGGACGGACTGAAGCCCGCGACGCAGTGTGCGGGGACACACGTCCACTTCGACGCCGGCAACGTCGCGCGACAGGTGAACCTCCTCACCGCGCTCGACCCCGCGCTCGCGCTCGTGAGTTCGTCGCCGTACTACGCCGGTGAGGGACTCGCGGCCGCCTCGCGCCCGCACGCCTATCGCACGCTATGTGGCGAGGAGTTCGTTCGATTCCGGGACCTCTGGGAGTACACGACGGACGTCGCGGCGTGGGACGACCGACTCGCCGCGTCCTACGAGGCGTTCCGTGCGCTCGCCCTCGACCGCGGCGTCACGGAGCAGGAGTTCGGGGCCCACTTCCGGCCCGAAGACGCCATCATGGCCCCGATTCGGGTGCGACGTGACTTCCCGACCGTCGAGTGGCGAGCACCGGACACGACGCTTCCCTCGCAGGTCGTGAAACTGACCACCGACGTCTCGCGGCTCGTCGCCCAGACCGCGGTCAAGCCGGTCGAGATCGGCGACCCGGGCGTCGGCCCCCAGCGCATCCGCGTTCCGGCCTTCGAGGACCTCACGGAACTCACGACGGCGGCGATCGAGGACGGTCTCGACTCGCCGGCGGTCTGGACGTATCTCGAACGGATGTCGATCGACCCGCGGGAGTACCGGCCGATCGCGGCGGAGATCGAACGCCGCTCCAGCATCACCGTCCCCGAAGCACGACGAATCCGGCTCGAATACGCCGACCGACTCGAAGACGACGTGCGAACGCTGCTGCGTGGTACCGAAATGCAGCGCTCCCGGAGCGCTTCGATGGGGTGGTCTCGAGCTACGACCGATCGGCTGGAGTCGTGGTGA
- a CDS encoding type 1 glutamine amidotransferase → MRRPRIALLNASQAPSTPRNFRRELDADLVEFDVHRDLPDTFAFDAAVVTGSRASVYWDEPWIDSLTEWVSEAHDRGLPILGICFGHQLLAEALGGTVEDMGEYEIGYREVDGDGPLFDGSVTVFTTHSDTVTELPPGAEQTADNDYGIHGFRVGNAFGVQFHPEYDMDTAESVTRGKDLPDDRIRTVLDGITEANYAKACEAKGLFENFTELVRTAADRPASHTA, encoded by the coding sequence ATGCGTCGGCCCCGGATCGCACTCCTCAACGCCTCACAAGCACCCTCCACACCGCGAAACTTCCGTCGAGAACTCGACGCCGACCTCGTCGAGTTCGACGTTCATCGGGACCTGCCCGACACGTTCGCCTTCGATGCCGCGGTCGTCACCGGTTCGCGTGCCTCCGTCTACTGGGACGAACCGTGGATCGATTCGCTCACCGAGTGGGTGAGCGAAGCCCACGACCGAGGACTCCCCATCCTCGGCATCTGTTTCGGCCATCAGCTGCTCGCCGAAGCGCTCGGGGGAACGGTCGAGGACATGGGTGAGTACGAGATCGGCTACCGCGAGGTCGACGGCGACGGACCCCTTTTCGATGGCTCGGTGACGGTCTTTACGACCCACTCCGACACCGTGACTGAACTCCCACCCGGTGCGGAGCAAACCGCCGACAACGACTACGGGATCCACGGCTTCCGCGTCGGGAACGCCTTCGGCGTGCAGTTCCACCCCGAATACGACATGGACACGGCCGAGAGCGTGACCCGCGGGAAGGACCTTCCAGACGACCGTATTCGAACCGTTCTCGATGGCATCACCGAGGCGAACTACGCGAAGGCCTGCGAGGCAAAGGGGCTGTTCGAGAACTTCACCGAACTCGTCCGTACGGCCGCCGACCGACCGGCGAGCCACACCGCGTAG
- a CDS encoding SCP2 sterol-binding domain-containing protein, translating into MPLYPTEQWLDEYKTHLDDSDELDEAGAGWGVDFDGDIYFVITDLPLDETTLGDLPEEAMAGLPDQLRDQLADIPLETANDLIDDDVRDEMPETSRDLMRQLDEDITDGTIYAFVGLKDGGCEEIGVVEDPTERDVGFRLRGTHETWRGLVDGEVEPIPAVMSGDLAVEGDMQKILQYSDATALLGDIAAEVETTHLFG; encoded by the coding sequence ATGCCGCTCTATCCCACCGAACAGTGGCTGGACGAGTACAAGACACACCTCGACGACAGCGACGAACTCGACGAGGCCGGCGCGGGCTGGGGCGTCGATTTCGACGGCGACATCTACTTCGTCATCACCGACCTGCCCCTCGACGAGACGACCCTCGGCGATCTCCCGGAGGAAGCGATGGCGGGCCTGCCCGACCAGTTACGAGACCAACTCGCGGACATCCCACTGGAGACGGCGAACGACCTCATCGACGACGACGTGAGAGACGAGATGCCGGAGACGAGCCGCGACCTCATGCGCCAACTCGACGAGGATATCACCGACGGCACGATCTACGCCTTCGTCGGGCTGAAGGACGGCGGCTGCGAGGAGATCGGCGTCGTCGAGGATCCCACCGAACGCGACGTGGGATTCAGGCTCCGCGGGACTCACGAGACGTGGCGTGGGCTGGTCGACGGCGAGGTCGAACCCATCCCGGCCGTGATGAGTGGCGACCTGGCAGTCGAGGGCGACATGCAGAAGATCCTCCAGTATTCGGACGCGACCGCCCTGCTGGGCGACATCGCGGCAGAAGTCGAGACCACGCATCTGTTCGGCTGA
- a CDS encoding acyl-CoA dehydrogenase family protein: MLDYVGLETDLDQEERMIRDTAREFVEEQVNPDIGEHFENGTFPDELISEMGELGFYAPNLEGYGLPNVSETAYGLLMQELEAGDSGIRSMASVQGALVMYPIHAFGSDEQKEEWLADLGTGEKIGCFGLTEPEHGSNPSAMETRAEKDGDEYVLSGSKTWITNSPIADVAVVWARDTSAEDSPVRGFLVETDRDGVSTNKIDEKLSMRASVTGEIGLSNVRVPEENVLPGVEGMKGPLSCLTQARYGITWGAVGAARDCFETARDYATDREQFDKPIASFQLQQGKLAEMATQITTAQLLSHRLADLKERGDLRPQQVSMAKYNNVSMARDQARVAREMLGGNGITTDYSPMRHLANLETVYTYEGTHDIHALILGQDLTGIAAFE; encoded by the coding sequence ATGCTCGACTACGTGGGACTGGAGACCGACCTCGACCAGGAAGAGCGGATGATCCGTGACACAGCGAGGGAATTCGTCGAGGAGCAGGTGAACCCGGACATCGGCGAGCACTTCGAGAACGGCACCTTCCCCGACGAACTGATCTCCGAGATGGGCGAACTGGGGTTCTACGCACCCAACCTGGAAGGTTACGGCCTGCCGAACGTCTCGGAGACTGCCTACGGACTCCTGATGCAGGAACTCGAAGCGGGCGACTCGGGCATCCGCTCGATGGCGAGCGTGCAGGGTGCGCTGGTGATGTATCCCATCCACGCCTTCGGTTCCGACGAGCAGAAGGAGGAGTGGCTCGCCGATCTCGGGACCGGCGAGAAGATCGGCTGTTTCGGGCTGACCGAACCCGAGCACGGCTCCAATCCTTCCGCAATGGAGACGCGCGCCGAGAAAGACGGCGACGAGTACGTGCTCTCCGGCTCGAAGACGTGGATTACCAATTCCCCGATTGCGGACGTCGCCGTCGTCTGGGCGCGCGACACCTCCGCCGAGGACTCACCGGTCAGAGGGTTTCTGGTCGAGACCGACCGCGACGGCGTCAGTACGAACAAGATCGACGAGAAGCTCTCGATGCGCGCCTCCGTGACCGGCGAAATCGGCCTCTCGAACGTCAGAGTTCCTGAGGAGAACGTCCTGCCGGGCGTCGAGGGGATGAAAGGGCCGCTGTCGTGTCTCACGCAGGCCAGATACGGCATCACGTGGGGTGCAGTCGGCGCGGCCCGGGACTGCTTCGAGACTGCCCGTGACTACGCGACCGACCGCGAGCAGTTCGACAAGCCCATCGCGAGTTTCCAGCTCCAGCAGGGCAAACTCGCCGAGATGGCGACTCAAATCACGACCGCACAGCTGCTTTCGCATCGGTTGGCCGACCTCAAGGAACGCGGCGACCTCAGACCACAGCAGGTCTCGATGGCCAAATACAACAACGTCAGCATGGCGCGCGACCAGGCCAGAGTCGCCCGCGAGATGCTCGGCGGCAACGGGATCACCACCGATTATTCGCCGATGCGCCACCTCGCCAACCTCGAAACGGTCTACACCTACGAGGGCACCCACGACATCCACGCGCTGATCCTCGGCCAAGATCTGACCGGAATCGCGGCCTTCGAGTAG
- a CDS encoding nucleoside hydrolase: MTRRVLLDTDTAGDDTQAILLAALADSIDLEALTIVAGNVPFEYEVENAKYSLDLADATDVPVYEGARTPLVKGIEHATHVHGEGGLGGDLVADTDIPSADGHAVDAIVETLRDSPGEVTLVCIGPLTNIALALRREPDLNDLADEIWVMGGAIGTFGNDTPAAEFNFWVDPDAAKVVLNECDVTLVDWGLCLRRGTFDADTLARLDAGDTPYADFFIEITKQVREMNRERRGEPATTQPDLLTAACVLHPELVTETETLYVDVDEREGMTRGYSLADVHGITDGEPRTRVVRDVDADLFETMATDMILHGDPERSL, from the coding sequence ATGACCCGCCGGGTTCTCCTCGATACCGACACCGCCGGTGACGACACGCAGGCCATCCTGCTCGCGGCGCTCGCCGATTCCATCGACCTCGAAGCGCTCACCATCGTCGCGGGCAACGTCCCCTTCGAGTACGAGGTTGAGAACGCCAAATACAGTCTCGACCTCGCGGACGCCACCGACGTGCCGGTTTATGAGGGCGCGCGCACGCCGCTGGTCAAGGGTATCGAGCACGCGACCCACGTCCACGGCGAGGGCGGTCTCGGTGGCGACCTCGTCGCCGACACCGACATCCCTTCGGCCGATGGTCACGCCGTCGACGCCATCGTCGAAACCCTTCGTGACTCGCCCGGCGAGGTGACGCTCGTCTGTATTGGCCCGCTCACCAATATCGCGCTCGCGCTCCGGCGCGAACCCGACCTGAACGACCTCGCCGACGAGATCTGGGTCATGGGCGGGGCTATCGGTACGTTCGGCAACGACACGCCGGCCGCCGAGTTCAACTTCTGGGTCGACCCCGACGCGGCGAAAGTGGTACTGAACGAGTGCGACGTCACGCTCGTCGATTGGGGCCTCTGTCTCCGACGGGGGACCTTCGACGCCGACACGCTCGCCCGCCTCGATGCTGGCGACACGCCGTATGCCGACTTCTTCATCGAAATCACGAAACAGGTCCGCGAGATGAACCGCGAGCGGCGGGGCGAACCGGCCACGACACAGCCCGACCTGCTCACCGCCGCCTGCGTCCTCCATCCCGAACTCGTCACCGAGACCGAGACGCTGTACGTGGACGTCGACGAACGCGAGGGGATGACGCGCGGGTACAGCCTCGCCGACGTTCACGGCATCACCGACGGCGAGCCACGCACACGAGTCGTGCGCGACGTCGACGCCGACCTGTTCGAGACGATGGCGACGGACATGATTCTGCACGGCGACCCCGAGCGCTCGCTGTGA
- a CDS encoding DCC1-like thiol-disulfide oxidoreductase family protein, giving the protein MTEQPRLVYDDDCGFCTWCADWAVRNGEFEPVGFAELTPDEQRRLPDDYEECVHLIADDRVYSCGRATEEVLVRTGKLPAEPFNFLSGFADYERFREDAYRFVADHRDQLGKVVSADPPVRR; this is encoded by the coding sequence ATGACCGAACAGCCGCGACTCGTCTACGACGACGACTGCGGGTTCTGTACGTGGTGTGCCGACTGGGCCGTGCGGAACGGCGAGTTCGAACCCGTCGGATTCGCCGAACTCACGCCCGACGAACAGCGCCGCCTGCCCGACGACTACGAGGAGTGTGTCCACCTCATCGCCGACGACAGGGTGTATTCGTGTGGTAGGGCCACCGAGGAAGTACTGGTGCGCACTGGAAAACTCCCGGCCGAGCCGTTCAATTTCTTGAGTGGGTTCGCCGATTACGAGCGCTTCCGCGAGGACGCCTACCGGTTCGTCGCCGACCACCGCGACCAGTTGGGAAAGGTCGTGAGCGCCGACCCGCCGGTACGGCGCTGA
- a CDS encoding cupin domain-containing protein, with protein sequence MRIDETDVEWQDIGPDDTGFRRRQLGAAAGSEDIGCSLYELPAGERAWPYHYHTSNEEALYVLAGTGTLRVNDEERDLAPGTYVAFPTGEESAHRVVNDAEELLRYLVISTMDEPDVVGYPDADALGVYAGTPPGGDENERVLSGFFREDDRLDFWEDVAGEE encoded by the coding sequence ATGCGCATCGACGAAACCGACGTCGAGTGGCAGGATATCGGACCCGACGACACTGGCTTCCGACGCAGACAGCTCGGGGCGGCCGCCGGCAGCGAGGACATCGGCTGTAGCCTCTATGAACTCCCGGCCGGCGAGCGCGCGTGGCCGTATCACTACCACACGAGCAACGAGGAGGCGCTGTACGTCCTCGCCGGTACCGGAACACTCAGAGTGAACGACGAGGAGCGCGATCTCGCACCGGGCACGTACGTCGCCTTCCCCACGGGTGAAGAGAGTGCCCACCGCGTCGTCAACGATGCCGAAGAGCTGCTTCGGTATCTCGTGATCTCGACGATGGACGAACCCGATGTCGTGGGCTATCCCGACGCGGACGCGCTCGGCGTCTACGCCGGCACGCCGCCCGGTGGCGACGAAAACGAGCGCGTGCTGTCGGGGTTCTTCCGGGAAGACGACCGTCTCGATTTCTGGGAAGACGTCGCCGGCGAGGAGTGA
- a CDS encoding DUF6757 family protein — MQCHYCDREAAVAVEKDSLKVGLCREHLRERLSELADDDALAGLQDELDIDRSEF, encoded by the coding sequence ATGCAGTGTCACTACTGCGACCGCGAGGCCGCCGTCGCCGTCGAAAAGGATTCTCTGAAAGTCGGCCTCTGCCGCGAACATCTCCGCGAACGACTCAGCGAACTCGCAGACGACGACGCGCTCGCCGGCCTGCAGGACGAACTCGACATCGACCGCTCGGAATTCTGA
- a CDS encoding PHP domain-containing protein, producing MPVADLHVHTTNSDGTMQLAEVPAAAHTAGVEVVAITDHERLHPALDAPTDDCDGIAVVHGIELRVETGSGQVDLLGYGVEPTSDFRTELDRLQKDRIERGRAIIDCVEERLDCDLALESTEGIGRPHIARAIADSTDYDYQEAFADVIGNDCPCFVARDLPTFERGAALLAESCGVVSLAHPLRYGDPESALALTESPHVDAVERHYDYGRSVDCSPVERAIEQYGLLATGGSDAHDDTLGRAGLDVEEYGAFDERLSASLAEVRS from the coding sequence ATGCCCGTCGCCGACCTCCACGTCCACACGACGAACTCCGATGGGACGATGCAACTCGCCGAGGTCCCCGCAGCGGCCCATACGGCCGGCGTCGAGGTGGTCGCTATCACCGACCACGAACGCCTCCACCCCGCTCTCGACGCGCCGACCGACGACTGCGACGGAATAGCGGTGGTTCACGGCATCGAACTCCGCGTCGAGACCGGGAGCGGGCAGGTCGACCTGTTGGGCTACGGCGTGGAACCGACCAGCGACTTCCGCACGGAACTCGATCGCCTCCAAAAGGATCGCATCGAGCGCGGGCGAGCCATCATCGATTGCGTGGAGGAGCGCCTCGACTGCGATCTCGCGCTCGAATCGACCGAGGGCATCGGCCGCCCGCACATCGCCCGTGCCATCGCCGACAGCACGGACTACGATTATCAGGAAGCGTTCGCCGACGTCATCGGCAACGACTGCCCGTGTTTCGTCGCCCGTGACCTCCCAACCTTCGAGCGCGGGGCCGCCCTTCTCGCCGAGTCGTGTGGCGTGGTCTCGCTCGCCCACCCGCTTCGCTACGGCGACCCCGAGAGCGCGCTCGCGCTCACCGAATCGCCACACGTCGATGCCGTCGAGCGCCACTACGACTACGGCCGCTCGGTCGATTGCTCGCCTGTGGAGCGCGCAATCGAACAGTATGGATTGCTCGCGACCGGCGGCAGCGACGCCCACGACGACACCCTCGGCCGTGCCGGACTCGACGTTGAGGAATACGGCGCGTTCGACGAGCGGCTGTCGGCGTCGCTCGCGGAAGTCCGGTCGTGA
- a CDS encoding DUF5789 family protein yields the protein MRFMTDIDERLDAHSYPATTGELIDAHGDLELALPNGTETLGDALGRVESTTFETAEEARLTAYSALGEEAIGRKHYSDRDPTALGVEGHEPVSL from the coding sequence ATGCGGTTCATGACCGATATCGACGAGCGGCTCGATGCACACAGCTATCCCGCCACGACCGGCGAACTCATCGACGCCCACGGCGACCTCGAACTCGCGCTACCGAACGGGACCGAGACCCTCGGCGACGCACTCGGTCGGGTGGAGTCCACGACCTTCGAGACGGCCGAGGAGGCACGGCTCACGGCCTACAGCGCACTCGGCGAGGAAGCGATCGGTCGCAAGCACTACTCCGACCGCGACCCGACGGCGCTCGGCGTCGAGGGTCACGAACCGGTCTCGCTCTGA
- a CDS encoding DUF5784 family protein, which translates to MAGPLRFRLSHEHWDGARLRRDLYEPLDATIGARLTTPWFKPPGGYDARRLEMDNGDRALFVWGDDAYWLGNTQTPEALWRTDKYSFDEVAYPVARWAQRELLAELELQDPWLARYRHLAWFFLPVLFSKDGRRSSRAFFADHAAGFPDADRDDALAFYERFLSTGVFDDERYTMAAKLGTSEHVDSTRMSATMGEFNAAKVLADAGYAPEPEIEMDSGYALDFRATKNGESALVEVTRPGRPTGRAADTPTAAARETARSKTDGQLAAHPETILFVDCSSFRDDEWAALAGERSAVGHRPAVVFRARPDGSIAGYCDGEVALDLAAVGIDP; encoded by the coding sequence GTGGCTGGACCGCTTCGCTTCCGTCTGTCGCACGAGCACTGGGACGGCGCTCGCCTGCGACGGGACCTCTACGAGCCGCTCGACGCCACCATCGGCGCGCGGCTCACCACCCCGTGGTTCAAACCGCCCGGTGGCTACGACGCTCGACGGCTCGAAATGGACAACGGCGACCGCGCGCTCTTCGTCTGGGGCGACGACGCCTACTGGCTCGGCAACACCCAGACCCCGGAAGCGCTCTGGCGCACCGACAAATACAGTTTCGACGAGGTGGCCTATCCGGTCGCGCGCTGGGCACAGCGCGAACTGCTCGCCGAACTCGAACTCCAGGACCCGTGGCTCGCTCGCTATCGACATCTCGCGTGGTTCTTCCTTCCCGTGCTCTTCTCGAAGGACGGTCGCCGGAGTTCGCGGGCCTTCTTCGCCGACCACGCCGCGGGCTTTCCCGACGCCGACCGCGACGACGCACTCGCCTTCTACGAGCGCTTCCTCTCGACAGGCGTCTTCGACGACGAGCGCTACACGATGGCCGCGAAACTCGGCACTAGCGAACACGTCGACAGCACCCGCATGAGCGCGACGATGGGCGAGTTCAACGCCGCGAAAGTCCTCGCCGACGCCGGCTACGCCCCGGAACCCGAAATCGAGATGGACTCGGGCTACGCGCTCGATTTCCGGGCGACGAAAAACGGCGAGAGCGCGCTCGTCGAGGTCACGCGACCGGGCCGCCCGACCGGCCGGGCCGCCGACACGCCGACCGCGGCCGCCCGCGAGACGGCGCGCTCGAAGACCGACGGTCAGCTCGCCGCCCATCCCGAAACCATACTGTTCGTCGATTGTAGTTCCTTCCGCGACGACGAATGGGCCGCCCTCGCCGGCGAACGGTCGGCGGTGGGCCACCGCCCGGCGGTCGTCTTCCGTGCGCGACCGGACGGCTCCATTGCGGGCTACTGTGATGGCGAGGTGGCGCTCGACCTCGCCGCGGTCGGCATCGATCCGTGA
- a CDS encoding DUF5786 family protein, which translates to MGAYDAAEHQRREEKASAVDTSSDDDRTDYEGTVEYDITDAEDLLAQFREIKSR; encoded by the coding sequence ATGGGTGCCTATGACGCGGCCGAACACCAGCGCCGTGAGGAGAAAGCGAGTGCGGTCGATACGAGCAGTGACGACGACCGCACCGACTACGAGGGAACCGTTGAGTACGACATCACGGACGCCGAGGACCTCCTCGCACAGTTCCGCGAGATCAAATCGCGGTAG
- a CDS encoding DUF7530 family protein, with translation MAGPEFGETWTYESIVGALPGIHVSTTLALAIQLGIFEVGVVVLAWYYDLWNVALAGSAAVFVAGIGSIEMVRVARRIRSVEMPGAYRRLLFGSNMEVVLAVLAFSAMLTYLFVPNPATGRAPFLDRLLGPNPPVLVVYFLLLVLWDVCYRIGTGWWATVTAVWRSYRYTFDAATTRTFLRADAETIAFGLLQLLLVPFVLDFPVLLAVLLAHVAAVLVVTCVSMWLLWRGGEGSAGATAI, from the coding sequence ATGGCGGGTCCCGAGTTCGGCGAGACGTGGACCTACGAGAGCATCGTCGGCGCGCTTCCGGGCATTCACGTCTCGACGACGCTCGCGCTCGCCATTCAACTCGGTATCTTCGAGGTAGGCGTGGTCGTCCTCGCGTGGTACTACGACCTCTGGAACGTCGCGCTCGCGGGGAGCGCGGCCGTCTTCGTCGCCGGCATCGGCTCGATCGAGATGGTCCGTGTCGCCCGGCGCATCCGCAGCGTCGAGATGCCGGGAGCCTACCGCCGCCTGCTCTTCGGCTCGAACATGGAGGTCGTCCTCGCCGTGCTCGCCTTCAGCGCGATGCTTACCTACCTGTTCGTGCCCAACCCCGCGACCGGGCGCGCACCGTTTCTCGACCGCCTGCTCGGGCCGAATCCACCGGTCTTGGTCGTCTACTTCCTCCTCCTCGTGCTCTGGGACGTCTGCTATCGCATCGGTACTGGGTGGTGGGCGACCGTCACGGCGGTCTGGCGCTCCTATCGCTACACGTTCGACGCCGCAACGACGAGGACCTTCCTCCGGGCCGACGCCGAGACCATCGCGTTCGGCCTACTCCAACTGCTACTGGTGCCGTTCGTGCTCGACTTCCCGGTACTCCTCGCGGTGTTGCTCGCCCACGTCGCGGCGGTGCTCGTGGTGACGTGCGTCTCGATGTGGTTGCTGTGGCGAGGCGGGGAGGGCAGCGCGGGCGCTACCGCGATTTGA